In Neorhizobium sp. NCHU2750, a single genomic region encodes these proteins:
- the hisC gene encoding histidinol-phosphate transaminase: MSIVVSEPVPRPGILDIAAYVPGKEHAPGVARVFKLSSNETPLGASPKAIEAFRQSAGHLELYPDGQALALREAIASVHGLNVANIMCGNGSDELLGLLCHVYLGAGDEAIITQHGFLVYKIQIMGAGAKAVEVPEKEYTVDVDAILGAVTEKTKLVFIANPGNPTGTYVPVADIRRLHAGLPKNVILVLDAAYAEYVRKSDYEAGVELVSQNKNVVMCRTFSKAYGLAALRIGWMYGPAGILDALNRVRGPFNMNAPAIAAGAAAMRDQDFIVEAVEHNTLWLDKLNHAFEAIGLKVTPSVTNFVLIHFPDVDGKRAPDADEFLTSRGYILRAVKGYGLPNALRMTVGSEEANRGVIEALGEFMGRK, translated from the coding sequence ATGAGCATCGTTGTGAGTGAGCCCGTTCCGCGTCCAGGCATTCTGGATATCGCCGCCTATGTGCCCGGCAAGGAACATGCTCCGGGCGTCGCTCGTGTGTTCAAGCTTTCCTCCAACGAGACCCCGCTCGGCGCAAGCCCGAAGGCCATCGAGGCTTTCCGCCAGTCGGCCGGCCATCTTGAGCTCTATCCTGACGGGCAGGCGCTGGCACTGCGCGAGGCGATCGCCTCGGTGCACGGGCTCAACGTCGCCAACATCATGTGCGGCAACGGTTCCGACGAACTGCTTGGTCTACTGTGTCACGTCTATCTTGGCGCGGGCGACGAGGCGATCATCACCCAGCACGGCTTCCTCGTTTACAAGATCCAGATCATGGGCGCCGGCGCCAAGGCTGTCGAAGTGCCGGAGAAGGAATACACGGTCGATGTCGACGCGATCCTCGGCGCGGTGACGGAGAAGACCAAGCTCGTCTTCATCGCCAATCCGGGCAATCCGACCGGGACCTATGTGCCGGTTGCCGATATCCGCCGCCTGCATGCCGGCCTGCCGAAGAATGTCATCCTCGTTCTCGACGCCGCCTATGCCGAATATGTGCGCAAGAGCGACTACGAGGCGGGTGTCGAACTCGTTTCGCAGAACAAGAATGTCGTGATGTGCCGCACCTTCTCCAAGGCTTACGGTCTTGCCGCATTGCGTATCGGCTGGATGTACGGCCCGGCCGGCATTCTCGATGCGCTGAACCGCGTGCGTGGTCCGTTCAACATGAATGCGCCGGCGATCGCTGCCGGTGCTGCCGCCATGCGCGATCAGGATTTCATCGTCGAGGCCGTCGAACACAATACGCTGTGGCTCGACAAGCTCAACCATGCGTTCGAGGCGATCGGTCTCAAGGTCACGCCTTCGGTCACCAATTTCGTGCTGATCCACTTCCCCGATGTCGATGGCAAGCGGGCACCGGATGCCGATGAATTCCTGACGAGCCGCGGCTATATCCTGCGGGCG
- a CDS encoding class I SAM-dependent methyltransferase has translation MSVDIVDLREFYHSSLGRLAEQSIAMALASLWARLPEERLVGLGYAIPYLDRFRADTERTFAFMPAGQGAVNWPVGELSSTALVFDEELPVPDASIDRVLMVHSLEFAENPRESLKEIWRILAPGGRLVIVVPNRRGVWARMEHTPFGSGRPYSRSQLTTLLRETNFTPGAAAEALFFPPSRVRAVLRARNVFERMGRRFWPLFSGVLIIEAQKRLYQGLPVAARASRRVFVPVLAPQGVRSMRSQ, from the coding sequence TTGTCTGTCGATATTGTTGACCTTCGAGAATTCTACCATTCCTCGCTCGGCCGTCTGGCCGAACAGTCTATCGCCATGGCGCTCGCCTCGCTCTGGGCCCGGCTGCCGGAGGAGCGTCTCGTCGGGCTCGGTTACGCCATCCCCTATCTCGACCGTTTTCGTGCCGACACGGAGCGGACGTTCGCCTTCATGCCGGCAGGGCAGGGTGCGGTGAACTGGCCGGTCGGCGAACTGTCTTCGACCGCGCTCGTCTTCGATGAGGAACTGCCGGTGCCCGATGCCTCGATCGACCGGGTGCTGATGGTGCATTCGCTAGAATTTGCCGAGAACCCGCGGGAGAGCCTGAAGGAGATCTGGCGCATTCTGGCGCCGGGTGGGCGGCTCGTCATCGTCGTGCCGAACCGGCGCGGGGTGTGGGCGCGCATGGAGCATACGCCCTTTGGTTCCGGTCGCCCCTATTCCCGAAGCCAGCTGACGACATTGCTGCGCGAGACGAACTTCACCCCTGGTGCTGCGGCTGAAGCCCTGTTCTTTCCGCCGTCGAGAGTGCGTGCGGTGCTGCGAGCCCGGAATGTCTTCGAGCGAATGGGACGTCGTTTCTGGCCGCTGTTCTCGGGCGTTCTCATCATCGAGGCGCAGAAACGTCTCTATCAGGGCCTGCCGGTTGCAGCCCGCGCGTCGCGTCGTGTTTTCGTACCGGTTCTGGCACCCCAGGGCGTGCGGTCCATGCGGTCGCAATAG
- the gloB gene encoding hydroxyacylglutathione hydrolase gives MKPLEIEVFPCRTDNFGVLVHDPESGLTASIDAPEEKPIVEAATRRGWKITHIFTTHHHTDHVEANLALKERYGLEIIGPINEAVAIPGLDRSVADGDEFLFGDHPVRVIETPGHTAGHICFHFPEDKILFAADTLFALGCGRLFERPAADMWHSLQKLAVLPDETAIYFGHEYTLSNARFALTIDPGNEALKRRAAEIEEIRAAGGFTIPTMMGLEKETNPFLRANDPAIRRNLVMESRTNEEVFAEIRKRKDEF, from the coding sequence ATGAAGCCTCTCGAAATCGAAGTTTTTCCCTGCCGAACCGATAATTTCGGCGTTCTTGTTCACGATCCGGAAAGTGGCCTGACCGCTTCGATCGATGCGCCGGAGGAAAAACCGATCGTCGAGGCCGCCACCCGCCGCGGCTGGAAGATAACCCACATTTTCACCACCCACCACCACACCGACCATGTGGAGGCGAACCTCGCGCTCAAAGAGCGCTACGGATTGGAGATCATCGGCCCGATCAACGAGGCGGTCGCCATTCCCGGTCTAGACCGCAGCGTTGCCGATGGCGACGAATTCCTGTTCGGCGATCATCCGGTTCGTGTGATCGAGACGCCCGGTCACACCGCAGGGCATATCTGCTTCCATTTCCCCGAGGACAAGATCCTGTTTGCCGCCGACACGCTGTTTGCGCTCGGCTGCGGCCGCCTGTTCGAACGCCCGGCAGCCGATATGTGGCATTCGCTGCAGAAGCTTGCCGTGCTTCCCGACGAGACTGCCATTTATTTCGGCCACGAATACACGCTGTCCAATGCCCGTTTCGCCCTGACCATCGATCCCGGCAACGAAGCCTTGAAGCGGCGCGCGGCCGAGATCGAGGAAATACGGGCAGCCGGCGGCTTCACCATTCCGACCATGATGGGGCTGGAAAAGGAAACCAACCCCTTCCTGCGCGCAAACGACCCGGCCATCCGCCGCAACCTCGTGATGGAAAGCAGAACAAACGAGGAAGTCTTCGCCGAAATCCGCAAGCGCAAGGACGAGTTCTGA
- a CDS encoding cupin domain-containing protein: MAAGSSRQTADQIIVTLGMQRHPEGGWFVEMFRDGDGRTRGASTAIYYLLQAGERSHWHRVRDAAEVWHYYAGDPLLLKISDGTTVNEIRLGVDFATGERPQAVVPANAWQAAEPLGAYTLVGCTVAPAFEFSSFEMAEPGWQPG; encoded by the coding sequence ATGGCGGCCGGATCATCAAGGCAAACCGCCGATCAAATCATCGTCACGCTCGGCATGCAGCGCCACCCGGAGGGCGGCTGGTTCGTCGAGATGTTCCGCGATGGCGACGGCAGAACCCGTGGCGCATCGACCGCCATCTATTATCTTCTTCAGGCGGGCGAGCGCTCGCACTGGCACCGGGTCCGCGATGCCGCCGAGGTCTGGCACTACTATGCCGGTGATCCGCTGCTGTTGAAAATTTCCGATGGCACTACAGTCAACGAGATCCGCCTCGGCGTCGACTTCGCGACCGGCGAGCGGCCGCAGGCAGTTGTCCCGGCCAATGCCTGGCAGGCGGCCGAACCGCTCGGCGCCTATACGCTGGTCGGCTGCACCGTAGCCCCGGCTTTTGAATTCTCAAGCTTCGAAATGGCTGAGCCCGGCTGGCAGCCGGGCTGA
- a CDS encoding EamA family transporter: MRVKGTLIGFAAILMWSLLALMTAASGRVPPFQMNAMTFAIGSLPGLILLSLRPERIRLLRQPAKVWITGIAGLFGYHFLYFTALRNAPAVEAGLIAYLWPLLIVIGSALLPGERLRWYHVAGALAGLCGTVTIVSRNGVSFDQSYLVGYGAALLCAFSWAAYSLMTRSFERVSTDVVTGFCLATSLLSLVCHMALETTVWPASGGEWMAVVGLGLLPVGAAFYAWDYGVKNGDIQVIGAASYAAPLLSTLVLLLTGFAEPSWRILIACMLITGGALLAAKEMIRMRSGTAVAE, translated from the coding sequence GTGAGGGTAAAGGGTACTTTGATCGGCTTTGCGGCGATCCTGATGTGGTCGCTTCTGGCGCTGATGACGGCCGCGTCCGGCCGCGTTCCACCATTCCAGATGAATGCGATGACCTTTGCGATCGGCAGCTTGCCCGGTCTGATCCTGCTTTCGCTGAGGCCGGAACGGATCCGATTGCTGCGGCAGCCGGCCAAGGTGTGGATCACCGGGATTGCCGGCCTGTTCGGTTATCACTTCCTCTATTTCACGGCATTGCGGAACGCGCCGGCCGTCGAGGCGGGATTGATCGCCTATCTGTGGCCGCTTTTGATCGTCATCGGCTCGGCGCTTCTGCCGGGGGAAAGGCTGCGCTGGTATCATGTCGCTGGCGCGCTTGCCGGGCTTTGCGGCACGGTGACGATCGTCTCGCGCAACGGGGTTTCGTTCGATCAGTCCTATCTCGTGGGTTACGGCGCAGCCCTTCTCTGTGCCTTCTCATGGGCCGCCTATTCGCTGATGACGCGCAGTTTCGAGCGGGTTTCGACGGATGTGGTGACCGGATTTTGCCTCGCGACATCGCTTCTGTCGCTCGTCTGCCATATGGCGCTCGAGACGACGGTCTGGCCGGCCAGTGGCGGGGAATGGATGGCGGTGGTCGGCCTTGGCCTGTTGCCGGTGGGTGCTGCTTTCTACGCCTGGGATTACGGGGTGAAGAACGGCGATATCCAGGTGATCGGCGCGGCGAGCTATGCGGCACCGCTGCTCTCGACCCTCGTCCTGCTGCTCACCGGATTTGCTGAGCCAAGCTGGCGTATTCTCATTGCCTGCATGCTGATTACCGGTGGGGCGCTGCTGGCGGCGAAGGAGATGATCCGGATGAGATCGGGGACGGCTGTTGCGGAATAA
- a CDS encoding DUF3108 domain-containing protein, whose amino-acid sequence MFHIIRPLAGIALLLSLSLAASAVPALSADITQVTEYDITLGILPIGTAKFSSEFDGNDYKINGIFQSGGIVNVIKKVSAETNVAGRISGDRLQADRYNLVYKLGKRTRIYDVIYQNGNVTDTTIKPPPRRNPDNWIPVAPGDLKSVLDPLSGLIFPAGAKICSGRVPVYDGESRMDLVLKQEGTKPYETKGFKGEVTVCSVRYEPKSGYRKGRSDIEYLRQTPMEVWFAKGDDATVYAPIYARIPTRMGPLYITAARYGE is encoded by the coding sequence ATGTTTCACATCATCCGCCCGCTTGCGGGAATTGCCCTGTTGCTCTCTCTGTCCCTGGCCGCGAGCGCCGTGCCGGCCCTGTCTGCGGATATCACGCAGGTGACCGAGTACGACATCACGCTCGGCATATTGCCGATCGGGACCGCCAAGTTTTCCAGCGAGTTTGATGGCAACGACTACAAGATCAACGGCATCTTCCAGTCGGGCGGCATCGTCAACGTCATCAAGAAGGTTTCGGCGGAGACGAATGTCGCGGGGCGGATCAGCGGCGACCGGCTGCAGGCGGACCGTTACAATCTGGTCTACAAGCTCGGCAAGCGCACCCGCATCTACGACGTCATCTACCAGAACGGCAACGTGACCGACACGACGATCAAGCCGCCGCCGCGCCGCAACCCCGACAACTGGATCCCGGTGGCGCCCGGCGACCTGAAGTCGGTGCTCGATCCGTTGAGCGGGCTTATCTTTCCTGCCGGCGCGAAGATCTGCTCCGGCCGGGTGCCGGTCTATGACGGCGAGTCGCGCATGGACCTCGTCTTGAAGCAGGAGGGAACCAAGCCCTACGAGACAAAAGGGTTCAAGGGCGAGGTGACCGTCTGCTCGGTGCGCTACGAGCCGAAATCCGGATATCGCAAGGGCCGATCCGATATCGAGTATCTCAGGCAGACGCCGATGGAAGTGTGGTTTGCCAAAGGCGATGATGCCACGGTATATGCGCCCATCTATGCCCGCATCCCGACGAGGATGGGACCGCTCTACATTACCGCCGCACGCTATGGCGAGTGA
- the rpmB gene encoding 50S ribosomal protein L28 — MSRVCELTGKGVMTGNNVSHANNKTRRRFLPNLCQVTLISDALGQRFRLRVSAHALRSVEHRGGLDAFLLKSDENELSMRARLLRRQIAKKTAEAA; from the coding sequence ATGTCTCGTGTATGCGAACTGACCGGCAAGGGCGTAATGACCGGCAACAACGTCAGCCATGCCAACAACAAGACCCGTCGTCGGTTCCTGCCGAACCTGTGCCAGGTCACGCTGATCTCCGACGCTCTCGGCCAGCGCTTCCGTCTGCGTGTTTCCGCGCATGCCCTGCGTTCGGTTGAACACCGCGGCGGCCTTGATGCCTTCCTCTTGAAGTCTGATGAAAACGAACTGTCGATGCGCGCCCGCCTGCTGCGTCGCCAGATCGCCAAGAAGACTGCAGAAGCCGCTTAA
- a CDS encoding queuosine precursor transporter codes for MQALRYTSLYALAMAAVVVASNFLVQFPVNGTLVGIALGDLLTWGAFTYPFAFLVTDLTNRQFGPKVARRVVFVGFFLGVALSLWASAPRIAIASGTAYLIGQLLDISVFNRLRRQTWWQAPLAGSLIGSALDTTLFFSLAFAPVFAFLGANEDFAIGWSPILGVFATEAPRWLSWALGDLVVKIVVGIVLLLPYGALMSVLKPMPQAATKTA; via the coding sequence ATGCAAGCTTTACGCTACACTTCCCTCTATGCTCTGGCCATGGCGGCCGTCGTCGTCGCCTCGAACTTCCTCGTGCAGTTCCCGGTCAACGGGACCCTGGTCGGCATCGCGCTTGGCGATCTTCTGACCTGGGGCGCCTTCACCTATCCCTTCGCCTTCCTTGTCACCGACCTGACCAACCGCCAGTTCGGACCGAAGGTCGCACGCCGCGTCGTGTTCGTCGGCTTCTTCCTCGGCGTTGCCCTGTCGCTCTGGGCATCCGCACCGCGCATCGCGATAGCTTCGGGAACCGCATACCTGATCGGCCAGCTGCTCGACATTTCCGTGTTCAACCGGCTTCGCCGCCAGACCTGGTGGCAGGCACCGCTTGCCGGCTCGCTCATCGGCTCGGCACTCGACACGACGCTGTTCTTCTCGCTCGCCTTTGCGCCCGTCTTCGCCTTCCTCGGCGCCAATGAAGACTTTGCCATCGGCTGGTCGCCGATATTGGGCGTCTTCGCCACGGAGGCGCCGCGCTGGCTCTCCTGGGCGCTTGGCGACCTGGTGGTGAAGATCGTCGTCGGCATCGTGCTCTTGCTGCCCTATGGTGCGCTGATGAGCGTTTTGAAGCCGATGCCGCAAGCGGCCACGAAGACCGCCTGA
- a CDS encoding esterase-like activity of phytase family protein — protein MSRLLNLLLAGVVLAMAPAVAFAQDAIKVTAKPIAEFKPGSSERDFGPLEFIGGIEFTSTDGRVQSLSSIRFRPDGRHFVTVLDTGNWLSGEIERDASGRLSGLSEVAVAPILLRSGRPGSKSASDAEGLALRNGEAYVSFEQQHRVDAYPDPGFEASKPARTVDFLLPRRELRRNAGMETLVPSPADGPLKGGLIVVAERSLDEEGNMLAAIIDGPMRGEFSVVRHDPYDATDGAFLPNGDMLLLERRFSLFGGLGMRIRLIRGDDIRPGAVVDGEVLVDADASYAIDNMEGIDVIKGADGLPHVILVSDDNGNFFQRSVMLEFAWKK, from the coding sequence TTGTCCAGGCTTTTGAACCTTCTTCTGGCCGGTGTCGTCCTTGCGATGGCACCGGCCGTTGCTTTTGCGCAGGATGCTATAAAGGTGACTGCCAAGCCGATTGCCGAGTTCAAGCCGGGTTCCAGTGAGCGGGATTTCGGGCCGCTGGAGTTTATCGGCGGCATCGAATTCACCTCCACCGACGGCCGCGTGCAATCGCTTTCCAGCATCCGCTTCCGGCCGGACGGCAGGCATTTCGTGACGGTGCTCGATACGGGTAACTGGTTGAGTGGAGAGATCGAGCGGGATGCGTCCGGCCGCCTGTCGGGGCTTTCCGAAGTGGCGGTTGCCCCGATCCTGTTGCGCAGCGGGCGTCCGGGATCGAAATCGGCCTCCGATGCCGAGGGGCTGGCGCTGCGGAACGGCGAGGCCTATGTCAGTTTCGAGCAGCAGCATCGGGTGGATGCCTATCCTGATCCAGGCTTCGAGGCGTCGAAGCCGGCGCGGACCGTCGATTTTCTTCTGCCGCGGCGGGAATTGCGGCGCAATGCCGGAATGGAGACGCTGGTGCCTTCGCCGGCCGACGGCCCGCTCAAGGGCGGGCTGATCGTGGTGGCCGAGCGAAGCCTCGATGAGGAAGGCAATATGCTGGCCGCGATCATCGACGGGCCGATGCGGGGTGAATTCTCGGTGGTTCGCCATGATCCCTATGACGCGACCGACGGTGCCTTCCTGCCGAATGGCGACATGCTGCTGCTCGAGCGGCGCTTCAGCCTGTTCGGCGGCCTGGGCATGCGGATCAGGCTCATCAGGGGCGATGACATCCGGCCGGGTGCCGTGGTCGATGGCGAAGTTCTGGTCGATGCCGACGCAAGCTACGCGATCGACAATATGGAAGGCATCGACGTCATCAAGGGGGCAGACGGGTTGCCGCATGTCATCCTGGTTTCGGACGATAACGGCAATTTCTTCCAGCGCAGCGTGATGCTGGAATTTGCTTGGAAGAAATAA
- the cobT gene encoding cobaltochelatase subunit CobT, with amino-acid sequence MAGRGDNSKGKPAGPVDTEPMRRAITGCVRSIAGNQEVEVSFANERPGLAGERIRLPEISKRPTAHELAVTRGLGDSMALRIACHDTSVHATLSPQGSDARSVFDAVEQARVESIGALRMAGVAANLNSMQEEKYAKANFSGIERQEDAPIGEAIAMLVREKLTGQKPPESAGKVLDLWRPFIEDKATTDLDNLKSVIEDQQAFAKVVRRMLSSMQMAEDLEGDDQEQEEVENQSEEDQPSSGETENEEVEEEAGSDAAPAEQSEAADEEMDEGEMDGAEMSDDEMSDEADDHSETPGETRRPNSPFDDFNEKVDYHIFTEAFDEEITAEELCDEAELDRLRAFLDKQLAHLQGAVGRLANRLQRRLMAQQNRSWDFDLEEGYLDPARLVRLIIDPMQPLSFKKERDTQFRDTVVTLVIDNSGSMRGRPITVAASCADILARTLERCGVKVEILGFTTKAWKGGQAREQWLASGKPASPGRLNDLRHIIYKSADAPWRRSRRNLGLMMREGLLKENIDGEALMWAHNRLINRPEQRKILMMISDGAPVDDSTLSVNPGNYLERHLRAVIEQVETKSPVELLAIGIGHDVTRYYRNAVTIVDADELAGAMTEQLAELFADKAAGGGRGSRMRRAG; translated from the coding sequence ATGGCAGGTCGCGGAGACAATTCCAAGGGCAAGCCCGCCGGTCCGGTCGATACCGAGCCGATGCGGCGGGCGATCACCGGCTGCGTGCGGTCGATTGCCGGCAATCAAGAGGTCGAGGTTTCCTTCGCCAACGAGCGTCCGGGCCTGGCCGGCGAGCGGATTCGCCTGCCGGAGATCTCGAAGCGTCCGACGGCGCATGAGCTTGCGGTGACCCGTGGTCTCGGCGATTCCATGGCGCTCAGGATTGCCTGCCACGATACCAGCGTGCATGCGACGCTGTCGCCGCAGGGCTCGGATGCGCGCAGCGTGTTCGATGCCGTCGAGCAGGCGCGTGTCGAATCGATCGGGGCGCTGAGGATGGCCGGCGTCGCCGCCAACCTCAATTCGATGCAGGAAGAGAAATACGCCAAGGCGAATTTCTCCGGCATCGAGCGCCAGGAAGATGCGCCGATCGGCGAGGCCATCGCCATGTTGGTGCGCGAGAAGCTGACGGGCCAGAAGCCGCCGGAGAGCGCCGGGAAGGTGCTGGACCTGTGGCGCCCGTTCATCGAGGACAAGGCGACTACCGATCTCGACAACCTGAAATCCGTCATCGAAGACCAGCAGGCCTTCGCCAAGGTCGTGCGCCGCATGCTGTCGTCGATGCAGATGGCCGAGGACCTCGAGGGCGACGATCAGGAGCAGGAAGAGGTCGAGAACCAGTCGGAAGAGGATCAGCCGAGCAGCGGCGAGACCGAGAACGAAGAGGTCGAGGAAGAAGCCGGTTCCGACGCCGCGCCCGCCGAGCAGAGCGAAGCGGCCGACGAGGAGATGGACGAAGGCGAGATGGACGGCGCCGAAATGTCGGACGACGAGATGTCCGACGAGGCCGACGACCATTCCGAGACGCCCGGCGAGACGCGCCGGCCGAACAGCCCGTTCGACGATTTCAACGAGAAGGTGGATTACCACATCTTCACGGAGGCCTTCGACGAGGAAATCACCGCCGAGGAACTCTGCGACGAAGCGGAGCTCGACCGCCTGCGGGCTTTCCTCGACAAGCAGCTTGCGCATCTTCAGGGTGCCGTCGGGCGGCTTGCCAACCGGCTGCAGCGCCGCCTGATGGCGCAGCAGAACCGGTCCTGGGATTTCGATCTTGAAGAGGGCTATCTCGATCCGGCCCGTCTCGTGCGCCTGATCATCGATCCGATGCAGCCGCTTTCCTTCAAGAAGGAGCGCGACACGCAGTTCCGCGATACGGTCGTCACCCTCGTCATCGACAATTCCGGTTCGATGCGCGGTCGTCCGATCACGGTTGCCGCGTCCTGCGCCGACATTCTGGCGCGCACGCTGGAGCGTTGTGGCGTCAAGGTCGAGATCTTGGGTTTCACCACCAAGGCGTGGAAGGGCGGGCAGGCGCGCGAACAGTGGCTGGCCAGCGGCAAGCCTGCATCGCCAGGCCGCCTCAACGACCTGCGTCACATCATCTACAAGTCGGCCGATGCACCATGGCGCCGGTCGCGCCGCAATCTCGGCCTGATGATGCGCGAAGGTCTGCTGAAGGAAAACATCGACGGCGAAGCGCTGATGTGGGCGCATAACCGGCTGATCAACCGGCCGGAACAGCGCAAGATCCTGATGATGATTTCGGATGGTGCTCCGGTCGACGACTCGACGCTGTCGGTCAATCCGGGCAATTATCTGGAGCGGCACCTGCGTGCTGTCATCGAGCAGGTCGAGACCAAGTCTCCGGTGGAGCTGCTGGCGATCGGTATCGGCCATGACGTGACCCGTTACTATCGCAATGCCGTGACGATCGTCGATGCCGACGAGTTGGCCGGCGCGATGACCGAGCAGCTTGCCGAACTGTTTGCCGACAAGGCCGCAGGTGGCGGTCGCGGTAGCCGCATGCGCAGGGCCGGCTGA